One genomic window of Silene latifolia mitochondrion, complete genome includes the following:
- the rps3 gene encoding ribosomal protein S3 (start codon not determined; may be missing first exon; possible pseudogene), translated as YYYGKLVYQDINLRSYFGSIRPPTRLTFGFRLGRCIIIHFQKRTFINFFLPRRLFLSDLKRKRRKKSRPFIFLKGRWWEFGKVGPIECLYSSARSKRKEERNEVRGRRAGKRVEPDRLDDQKKQNEIRVWPKKKQRYGYHDRSPSISIKKNLSKSLRASFRGAFKHPKYTEVVNNIAFLIENDDSFKKTKLFKFFFPKKSRYNDPKSHLLKRALPAVRPSLNYLVMQYLLNTKNKINFDPVLVLKNFVAPGVVEPSTMKRSSAQGRSLDKRIRSRIAFFLESSTSDKKSLAEAKKRLTHFIRQANDLRFAGRKKTTISLFPFFGATFFFLRDGFRVYNNLFFKDAREQLLGKLRRKCWNLMGKDKVMKLIEKFIDLGGIRELIKGIEMMIEIILKNRRIPYGYSSYLNEVQKMRSLLSNRTKTNTLIESVKITSVYQSASLIAQDISFQLKNQSREFSSIFSKIVKKIPLVMKKGIEGIRICCSGRLQGAEIARTECGKYGKTSCNVLHQKRDYASALVSTRYGIVGVKVWISYSKKESKYRKVSRFANIFFGGGGELFMTYSRFCIRIPSRRRRRALIPRERAGRASFI; from the coding sequence TATTATTATGGTAAATTAGTATATCAAGATATCAATCTGAGATCTTATTTCGGTTCGATACGTCCACCTACGAGACTCACCTTTGGCTTTCGGCTGGGTAGGTGTATTATTATACATTTTCAAAAAAGAACATTCATTAATTTTTTTCTTCCTCGTCGACTCTTTCTATCAGATTTAAAACGGAAACGACGCAAAAAATCCAGACCTTTCATATTTTTAAAGGGCCGGTGGTGGGAATTTGGGAAAGTAGGGCCGATCGAGTGTCTTTATTCAAGCGCTAGATCAAAAAGAAAAGAAGAACGAAACGAAGTGAGAGGCCGGAGGGCCGGGAAAAGAGTCGAGCCTGATCGACTCGACGACCAGAAAAAGCAAAACGAAATCAGGGTTTGGCCAAAAAAGAAGCAACGCTATGGATACCATGACCGATCACCATCGATATCGATAAAGAAGAATCTTTCTAAATCACTTCGGGCATCTTTTCGAGGGGCCTTCAAGCATCCGAAATACACCGAGGTTGTAAATAACATAGCCTTTCTGATAGAAAATGACGATTCCTTCAAAAAAACTAAGTTATTCAAGTTTTTTTTCCCAAAGAAGTCCCGCTACAACGACCCGAAAAGTCATCTACTTAAAAGGGCCCTCCCTGCAGTGCGCCCTTCCTTGAATTATTCGGTCATGCAATACTTATTGAATACAAAGAACAAAATTAATTTCGATCCCGTCCTAGTTCTCAAAAATTTCGTGGCACCGGGCGTGGTTGAACCATCTACGATGAAGAGATCTAGTGCGCAGGGAAGAAGCTTAGATAAGAGAATACGTTCTCGCATCGCTTTTTTTCTGGAAAGCTCGACCAGCGATAAAAAGTCTTTGGCCGAAGCCAAAAAGAGGTTGACCCACTTCATTCGCCAAGCGAATGATCTTCGCTTCGCGGGAAGAAAAAAAACCACCATCTCGCTCTTTCCTTTCTTCGGTGCTACCTTTTTCTTTCCAAGGGATGGGTTTAGAGTTTATAATAACCTCTTTTTTAAAGATGCCCGGGAACAACTCCTAGGTAAATTAAGGAGAAAATGTTGGAACCTCATGGGTAAGGATAAGGTAATGAAATTGATAGAAAAATTCATAGATCTAGGTGGGATAAGAGAATTAATAAAGGGAATAGAGATGATGATAGAGATCATACTGAAAAACAGAAGAATTCCTTACGGGTACAGCTCTTATTTGAACGAAGTGCAAAAAATGCGATCTTTGTTGTCTAATAGAACAAAGACTAATACCTTAATTGAATCGGTCAAGATCACATCTGTTTATCAAAGTGCTTCTCCGATTGCTCAAGACATCTCTTTCCAACCGAAAAATCAAAGTAGAGAATTTAGTTCCATTTTTAGTAAAATAGTGAAGAAGATTCCATTAGTAATGAAAAAGGGGATAGAGGGGATCCGTATATGTTGTTCAGGTCGATTACAAGGTGCAGAAATTGCTAGAACTGAATGCGGAAAGTATGGAAAAACATCTTGTAATGTATTACACCAGAAAAGAGATTATGCTTCTGCTCTAGTATCTACTCGTTACGGAATCGTAGGTGTCAAAGTGTGGATTTCTTATAGTAAAAAAGAAAGTAAATATCGTAAAGTTAGCCGGTTCGCTAATATTTTTTTTGGGGGGGGGGGGGAACTTTTCATGACTTATTCTAGATTCTGTATCAGAATTCCTAGCCGACGGCGAAGGAGAGCTTTAATTCCGAGGGAAAGGGCTGGTCGAGCCAGCTTCATCTGA